The following DNA comes from Paracoccaceae bacterium Fryx2.
GACGACCCGCCCATGCGAGGCAATCATTGAAGCCCACAGCGGGCGCGAGATCGGGGCGTGCAGCGAGAACCGCCGCCCATCCGGCATGATCACCGGGGCAGGGGGGATGAAGCCCTGTTCGGCCCGGTAGTGCAGGATATCCATCCGGGACTTGCCATCCGCCCGCGTGATGCTGGCTTCGCTCGATCCCTTCCAGTTTTGCGCGGCCGGTGTTGGCCACTGGATCGCCGACGCGCTGAGCTTCGGCTCGCCCCGGCTGTTGTTCTTGCCGCGCAGCCTGTCCACATGGTCGTCCGCCACCGGCGTTTGCCATTGCGCTGCCTGCGCGGGCAGGGGTGGGGTGCCGCCCGAGCCATAACTCTGCCCCGGCCCACCCTTCGCGCCATCCGTCGCTTTCGGCGTCGACCAGTTCGTGATGCCCAGCGCCAGCGCTTCCGCCTTGCGGGTGAAGTCGCTGTTGCCCG
Coding sequences within:
- a CDS encoding DNA methyltransferase; its protein translation is MSLHPGTATYNPAGNSDFTRKAEALALGITNWSTPKATDGAKGGPGQSYGSGGTPPLPAQAAQWQTPVADDHVDRLRGKNNSRGEPKLSASAIQWPTPAAQNWKGSSEASITRADGKSRMDILHYRAEQGFIPPAPVIMPDGRRFSLHAPISRPLWASMIASHGRVVSRRILKARARRRLNPLFVGWLMGWPTGHALCDCSATEFTLWQQRMRGALSQLPMALGPWIWRPSEGPKSPAQMILFEGMQP